The Pseudomonas fluorescens genome includes a window with the following:
- the pip gene encoding prolyl aminopeptidase — protein MQTLYPQIKPHARHDLAVDDTHTLYVDESGSPEGLPVVFIHGGPGAGCDAQSRRYFDPNLYRIVTFDQRGCGRSTPHASLENNTTWDLVEDLERIRKHLGIEKWVLFGGSWGSTLALAYAQTHPERVHGLILRGIFLCRPQEIEWFYQTGASRLFPDYWQDYIAPIPLDERDDLLSAFHKRLTGNDQIAQMHAAKAWSTWEGRTATLRPNPLVVDRFSEPQRALSIARIECHYFTNNAFLEPNQLIRDMGKIAHLPGVIVHGRYDVICPLDNAWELHQNWPNSELQVIRDAGHAASEPGITDALVRAAAQMARRLLDLPPEEA, from the coding sequence ATGCAGACTTTGTACCCGCAGATCAAACCCCATGCCCGGCACGATCTGGCTGTCGATGACACCCACACGCTCTATGTCGATGAAAGCGGTTCCCCCGAAGGCCTGCCGGTGGTGTTCATTCACGGCGGCCCGGGTGCCGGCTGCGATGCGCAGAGCCGGCGTTACTTCGATCCGAACCTGTACCGCATCGTCACTTTCGACCAGCGCGGCTGCGGTCGGTCCACCCCCCATGCCAGCCTTGAGAACAACACCACCTGGGATCTGGTCGAAGACCTGGAGCGCATCCGCAAACACCTGGGCATCGAGAAGTGGGTGCTGTTTGGCGGTTCCTGGGGTTCGACCCTGGCCCTGGCCTACGCCCAGACCCATCCCGAGCGGGTACACGGCCTGATCCTGCGAGGGATCTTTCTCTGCCGTCCGCAGGAAATCGAGTGGTTCTACCAGACCGGCGCCAGTCGCCTGTTCCCCGACTACTGGCAGGACTACATCGCACCCATCCCTTTGGACGAACGCGACGACCTGCTCAGCGCTTTCCACAAGCGCCTGACCGGCAACGACCAGATCGCCCAGATGCATGCGGCCAAGGCCTGGTCCACCTGGGAAGGTCGTACCGCGACCCTGCGTCCGAACCCGCTGGTGGTCGATCGCTTCTCCGAGCCGCAGCGGGCGCTGTCGATCGCCCGGATCGAATGCCACTACTTCACCAACAACGCTTTCCTCGAACCCAACCAGTTGATTCGCGACATGGGCAAGATCGCCCATTTGCCGGGCGTCATCGTGCATGGCCGTTACGACGTCATCTGCCCGCTGGACAATGCCTGGGAGCTGCATCAGAACTGGCCCAACAGCGAACTGCAGGTGATTCGCGACGCCGGCCACGCCGCTTCGGAGCCGGGGATCACCGACGCACTGGTGCGCGCCGCTGCGCAAATGGCCCGGCGCCTGCTCGACCTGCCGCCTGAAGAAGCATGA
- a CDS encoding ABC transporter permease, translating into MFPESFTFSIADWVNGWVDALVTNYGDVFRHISDTLLWAIVNLEGLLRMAPWWLMLAIVGGIAWHATRKVVATAVIVGLLFLVGAVGLWDKLMQTLALMLVATLISVLIGIPLGILSARSNRLRSVLMPLLDIMQTMPSFVYLIPVLMLFGLGKVPAIFATVIYAAPPLIRLTDLGIRQVDGEVMEAINAFGANRWQQLFGVQLPLALPSIMAGINQTTMMALSMVVIASMIGARGLGEDVLVGIQTLNVGRGLEAGLAIVILAVVIDRITQAYGRPRHEVSK; encoded by the coding sequence ATGTTTCCCGAAAGCTTTACCTTCTCCATCGCCGACTGGGTCAACGGTTGGGTCGACGCCCTGGTGACCAACTATGGCGATGTGTTCCGGCACATCTCCGACACCTTGCTGTGGGCCATCGTCAACCTCGAAGGCCTGCTGCGCATGGCGCCCTGGTGGCTGATGCTGGCCATCGTCGGCGGCATTGCCTGGCACGCCACCCGCAAGGTCGTGGCCACGGCAGTGATCGTCGGCCTGCTGTTCCTGGTGGGCGCGGTGGGCCTGTGGGACAAACTGATGCAGACCCTCGCCCTGATGCTGGTGGCGACGCTGATCTCGGTGTTGATCGGCATTCCCCTGGGCATCCTCTCGGCGCGCAGCAATCGCCTGCGTTCGGTGCTGATGCCGCTGCTGGACATCATGCAGACCATGCCGAGCTTCGTGTACCTGATTCCGGTGTTGATGCTGTTCGGCCTGGGCAAGGTCCCGGCGATTTTCGCCACGGTGATCTATGCCGCGCCGCCATTGATCCGCCTGACCGACCTGGGCATCCGCCAGGTAGACGGCGAAGTGATGGAAGCCATCAACGCCTTCGGCGCCAACCGCTGGCAACAGTTGTTCGGCGTGCAACTGCCCCTGGCCCTGCCGAGCATCATGGCCGGGATCAACCAGACCACCATGATGGCCCTGTCGATGGTGGTCATCGCCTCGATGATCGGCGCCCGTGGCCTGGGTGAAGACGTGCTGGTGGGCATCCAGACCCTCAACGTCGGCCGCGGCCTGGAAGCCGGGCTGGCGATCGTGATTCTCGCCGTGGTCATCGACCGTATTACCCAGGCCTATGGTCGTCCTCGGCATGAGGTGAGCAAATGA
- the dtd gene encoding D-aminoacyl-tRNA deacylase, protein MKGLLQRVRCARVEVSGEIVGAVDQGLLVLVAVEPGDTRASADKLLHKLLNYRVFSDADGKMNLSLADVGGGLLLVSQFTLAADTKSGLRPSFSTAAPPALGEELFNYLLTQAKQVHGTVASGRFGADMQVHLVNDGPVTFLLQV, encoded by the coding sequence ATGAAGGGGCTGTTGCAACGAGTTCGCTGCGCACGGGTCGAAGTATCAGGTGAGATCGTCGGCGCCGTGGACCAGGGCTTGCTGGTGTTGGTGGCCGTCGAGCCCGGGGATACCCGGGCCAGCGCCGACAAACTGCTGCATAAGCTGCTTAACTATCGAGTGTTCAGCGACGCCGACGGCAAGATGAACCTGTCCCTGGCGGATGTCGGTGGTGGGTTGTTGCTGGTGTCGCAGTTCACCTTGGCGGCCGACACCAAAAGTGGTTTGCGCCCGAGTTTTTCGACAGCCGCACCTCCGGCCCTGGGAGAAGAGTTGTTCAACTATTTGCTCACCCAGGCAAAACAGGTGCATGGCACTGTGGCATCAGGTAGATTCGGCGCCGACATGCAGGTGCATTTGGTCAATGATGGCCCGGTAACGTTCCTGTTACAGGTTTGA
- the hutH gene encoding histidine ammonia-lyase: MSQAEKIVIADAPLRWQDVVAVARFGAELELSAQAWARIDNAQAIVQRIVESGERAYGVNTGLGALCNVSLKDEQLSQLSRNTLLSHACGVGAPLSDEQTRAIICAAILNYSQGKSGIHRRVVEALLALLNRGITPQVPSQGSVGYLTHMAHISIALLGVGQVSYRGQIMPAQQALAAEGLQPVQLGAKDGLCLVNGTPCMTGLSCLALADATRLVQWADVIGAMSFEAQRGQIAAFDAEIIALKPHPGMQQVGVNLRALLDGSEVIASSLGIRTQDALSIRSIPQVHGAARDQLAHARQQIETELNAATDNPLLLGTPEHFRVMSQANPHGQSVAMAADLLAIAMAEIGSIAERRLDRLINPHVSGLPAFLVANPGVNSGMMIVQYVAASLCAENKQLAQPAVLDNFVTSGLQEDHLSMGTNAALKLHRALENCTQILAIEYLLAAQAFEFLKAQRFGTGTDIAWKLLRERVPAYDQDRWLAPDIASAAGLLKDPSVLHRVLPNLN; the protein is encoded by the coding sequence ATGTCCCAGGCTGAAAAAATCGTAATCGCCGACGCCCCGTTGCGTTGGCAGGATGTGGTCGCCGTCGCCCGCTTCGGTGCCGAGCTTGAGCTGTCGGCCCAGGCCTGGGCGCGGATCGACAATGCCCAGGCCATCGTCCAGCGCATCGTCGAAAGCGGCGAGCGCGCCTATGGCGTCAACACCGGCCTGGGGGCCTTGTGCAATGTTTCGCTCAAGGACGAACAGCTCAGCCAACTGTCGCGCAACACCCTGCTCAGCCATGCCTGTGGCGTCGGTGCGCCGCTTTCCGATGAACAGACCCGGGCGATTATCTGCGCCGCCATTCTCAACTACAGCCAAGGCAAGTCCGGCATCCATCGCCGGGTGGTCGAGGCGTTGCTGGCATTGCTCAACCGGGGTATCACACCGCAAGTGCCGTCCCAGGGTTCGGTGGGTTACCTGACCCACATGGCCCACATCAGCATCGCGCTGCTGGGCGTTGGCCAGGTCAGCTATCGCGGGCAAATCATGCCAGCTCAGCAGGCCTTGGCCGCCGAAGGCTTGCAACCGGTGCAGTTGGGCGCCAAGGACGGTTTGTGCCTGGTCAACGGCACCCCGTGCATGACCGGCCTCAGTTGCCTGGCCCTGGCCGATGCGACGCGGCTGGTGCAATGGGCCGACGTGATCGGCGCCATGAGCTTCGAGGCCCAGCGCGGGCAGATTGCCGCGTTCGATGCCGAGATCATCGCCCTCAAGCCGCACCCGGGCATGCAGCAGGTCGGGGTCAACTTGCGGGCCTTGCTCGACGGCAGCGAAGTCATCGCCTCGAGCTTGGGCATTCGTACCCAGGACGCCTTGAGTATCCGCTCGATTCCGCAGGTGCACGGTGCCGCTCGCGATCAGCTGGCGCATGCGCGGCAACAGATCGAAACCGAACTCAACGCCGCCACCGACAACCCGCTGTTGCTCGGCACGCCTGAGCATTTCCGGGTGATGTCCCAGGCCAACCCCCACGGTCAGTCGGTGGCGATGGCGGCGGACCTGCTGGCGATTGCCATGGCTGAGATCGGCTCCATCGCCGAGCGTCGTCTCGACCGCTTGATCAACCCCCACGTCAGCGGCCTGCCGGCCTTCCTGGTAGCCAACCCCGGGGTGAACTCGGGGATGATGATCGTGCAATACGTCGCCGCGTCGCTGTGCGCGGAAAACAAGCAACTGGCGCAACCGGCGGTGCTCGACAACTTCGTCACCTCGGGCCTGCAAGAAGATCATTTGAGCATGGGCACCAACGCGGCCTTGAAGCTGCACAGGGCGCTGGAAAACTGCACGCAGATCCTCGCCATCGAATACCTGCTGGCGGCCCAAGCCTTTGAATTTCTCAAGGCCCAGCGCTTCGGCACCGGCACCGACATCGCTTGGAAACTGCTGCGCGAGCGCGTGCCGGCCTACGACCAGGATCGCTGGCTGGCGCCGGACATCGCCAGTGCCGCCGGCTTGCTTAAAGACCCGAGCGTGCTGCACCGCGTATTACCGAATTTGAATTGA
- a CDS encoding alpha/beta hydrolase has protein sequence MTYPLSQAMSAFIDKTLSFTSLDDSLAGSRQAYSQMCRAFTAPCPPTLAVEDFELAGVAVRAYYPQRAAPLAGWPCMFYLHGGGWVVGDLDSHDFICMELAAELGALVVAVDYRLAPEHPFPAGFEDCLAVWRHLADAPFAIDPRRRLVVGDSAGGNLAAALCLALRDAGQPLPRAQVLIYPALGGPADLPSRHECFDAPLLSRRELERYEALYLGGARPSLYAMPLLADSLDGLPPALVAVAQWDPLRDDGVLYCERLNAAGGDAVLYVGNGLVHGCLRGRGQVPEVDQMYRTLLAYLADML, from the coding sequence ATGACCTACCCACTCTCCCAGGCAATGTCAGCCTTCATCGACAAAACCCTGAGCTTCACCAGCCTGGACGACAGCCTTGCCGGTTCGCGCCAGGCCTACAGCCAGATGTGCCGGGCGTTCACGGCGCCTTGCCCGCCGACGCTGGCCGTCGAGGATTTCGAACTGGCCGGCGTGGCGGTGCGGGCCTATTACCCGCAACGTGCGGCACCGCTTGCCGGCTGGCCATGCATGTTTTACCTGCACGGTGGCGGTTGGGTCGTGGGGGACCTGGATTCCCATGACTTCATCTGCATGGAGCTGGCCGCTGAGTTGGGCGCGTTGGTGGTGGCGGTGGATTACCGGCTGGCCCCGGAGCATCCGTTTCCGGCCGGTTTCGAAGATTGCCTGGCAGTGTGGCGCCACTTGGCGGACGCCCCGTTTGCCATCGACCCCCGTCGACGGCTGGTGGTCGGTGACAGCGCCGGCGGCAATCTCGCCGCCGCGTTATGCCTGGCCTTGCGCGATGCCGGGCAACCGTTGCCGCGGGCCCAGGTCTTGATTTATCCGGCGCTCGGTGGCCCTGCGGATCTGCCGTCGCGTCACGAGTGCTTCGATGCCCCGCTCCTGAGCCGTCGCGAGTTGGAGCGCTATGAGGCGCTGTACCTGGGTGGCGCTCGCCCCTCGCTTTATGCCATGCCGTTACTCGCCGACAGCCTGGACGGCTTGCCGCCAGCGCTGGTTGCCGTCGCGCAATGGGATCCGCTACGCGACGACGGCGTCCTTTATTGCGAGCGGCTGAACGCCGCAGGGGGAGACGCCGTGCTGTATGTCGGCAATGGGCTGGTCCACGGTTGCCTGCGTGGCCGCGGCCAGGTGCCAGAGGTCGATCAGATGTATCGCACGCTGCTGGCGTACCTGGCTGACATGCTTTGA
- the hutG gene encoding N-formylglutamate deformylase encodes MEKVLNFMQGRVPLLISMPHAGLRLTPAVQAGLIPEAQSLPDTDWHIPRLYEFAAELGASTLAAEYSRFVVDLNRPSDDKPMYVGATTGLYPATLFDGVPLFRQGLEPSAEERARYLQQIWMPYHQALQQELARLKAEFGYALLFDAHSIRSVIPHLFDGKLPDFNLGTFNGASCDPTLASQLEAICARHGQFTHVLNGRFKGGHITRHYGNPAEDIHAVQLELCQSTYMEEYEPFNYRADLAEPTQVVLRQLLEGLLAWGRQAYKH; translated from the coding sequence GTGGAGAAGGTCCTGAATTTCATGCAAGGGCGCGTGCCGCTGTTGATCAGCATGCCTCACGCCGGCCTGCGCCTGACTCCGGCGGTACAGGCCGGGCTGATCCCCGAGGCGCAAAGCCTGCCAGACACCGATTGGCACATTCCCAGGCTCTACGAGTTCGCCGCTGAGCTGGGCGCCAGCACCCTGGCCGCCGAGTACTCACGGTTCGTCGTCGACCTGAACCGCCCCTCCGATGACAAGCCGATGTACGTCGGCGCCACCACCGGTTTGTACCCGGCGACGCTGTTCGATGGCGTGCCGTTGTTTCGCCAAGGGCTGGAACCGTCGGCCGAGGAGCGGGCGAGGTATCTGCAACAGATCTGGATGCCTTACCACCAGGCGCTGCAGCAGGAACTGGCGCGGCTCAAGGCCGAGTTCGGCTATGCCTTGCTGTTCGACGCCCATTCGATCCGTTCGGTGATCCCGCACCTGTTCGACGGCAAGCTGCCGGACTTCAACCTCGGCACGTTCAACGGTGCCAGTTGCGACCCGACCCTGGCCAGCCAGCTCGAAGCCATCTGCGCTCGCCATGGTCAGTTCACCCACGTGCTCAACGGGCGGTTCAAGGGCGGACACATTACGCGGCACTACGGTAATCCGGCCGAAGACATCCACGCGGTGCAACTGGAACTGTGCCAGAGCACCTACATGGAAGAGTACGAACCGTTCAACTATCGCGCCGACCTGGCGGAGCCGACGCAAGTGGTGCTCAGGCAATTGCTGGAAGGCTTGTTGGCGTGGGGGCGGCAGGCTTACAAGCATTAA
- the hutI gene encoding imidazolonepropionase, giving the protein MKTLWQNCHAATMAQGVYSIIEDAAIVTQGKHIQWIGPRAELPTGDYPAVNDLKGAWVTPGLIDCHTHTVFGGNRSGEFEQRLQGVSYAEIAAAGGGIASTVRATRAASEDELFASAAKRLGSLMRDGVTTVEIKSGYGLDLASERKILRVIRRLGAELPVSVRSTCLAAHALPPEYKDRADDYIEHICSEMLPALAAEGLVDAVDAFCEYLAFSPAQVERVFITAQQLGLPVKLHAEQLSSLHGSSLAARYQALSADHLEFMTEDDAKAMAASGTVAVLLPGAFYFLRETQLPPMEALRKHGVKIAVASDLNPGTSPALSLRLMLNMACTCFRMTPEEALAGVTIHAAQALGMAQTHGSLEAGKVADFVAWHIDRPADLAYWLGGDLEKRVVRHGVEID; this is encoded by the coding sequence ATGAAAACCCTCTGGCAAAACTGCCACGCCGCCACCATGGCCCAGGGCGTCTACTCGATCATCGAAGACGCCGCCATCGTCACCCAGGGCAAGCACATCCAATGGATCGGCCCGCGTGCCGAATTGCCGACGGGTGACTACCCGGCGGTCAACGACCTCAAGGGCGCCTGGGTCACGCCGGGGCTGATCGACTGTCACACCCATACGGTATTTGGCGGCAACCGCAGCGGTGAGTTCGAGCAGCGCCTGCAAGGCGTCAGCTACGCCGAGATTGCCGCAGCCGGCGGCGGCATCGCCAGCACCGTACGCGCCACCCGCGCCGCCAGTGAAGACGAGCTGTTCGCCAGCGCCGCCAAGCGCCTGGGAAGCTTGATGCGCGACGGCGTGACCACGGTGGAAATCAAATCCGGTTACGGCCTGGACCTGGCCAGCGAGCGCAAGATCCTGCGCGTCATCCGCCGCCTCGGCGCTGAGCTGCCAGTCAGCGTACGCAGCACCTGTCTGGCGGCCCACGCTTTGCCGCCGGAATACAAGGATCGCGCCGACGACTACATCGAACACATCTGCAGCGAGATGCTTCCGGCCTTGGCAGCCGAAGGACTGGTGGATGCGGTGGATGCCTTTTGCGAATACCTGGCGTTTTCCCCGGCGCAGGTCGAGCGGGTGTTTATCACGGCGCAACAACTTGGGCTGCCGGTGAAGCTGCACGCCGAGCAATTGTCGTCGCTGCACGGTTCCAGCCTGGCGGCGCGTTACCAGGCGCTGTCGGCCGATCACCTGGAGTTCATGACCGAGGACGATGCCAAGGCCATGGCCGCTTCCGGCACCGTGGCGGTGCTGCTGCCGGGGGCGTTTTATTTCCTGCGGGAAACCCAGCTGCCGCCCATGGAAGCCCTGCGCAAGCACGGTGTGAAAATCGCCGTGGCCAGCGACCTCAACCCCGGCACTTCGCCGGCCCTGTCGCTGCGCTTGATGTTGAACATGGCGTGTACGTGCTTTCGGATGACCCCGGAAGAAGCCCTGGCCGGGGTAACCATTCATGCGGCCCAGGCCCTGGGCATGGCGCAAACCCATGGTTCGCTGGAGGCCGGCAAAGTGGCGGATTTTGTCGCCTGGCACATCGACCGGCCGGCCGATCTGGCGTACTGGCTCGGTGGCGATCTGGAAAAACGCGTCGTGCGTCACGGCGTGGAAATCGATTGA
- a CDS encoding quaternary amine ABC transporter ATP-binding protein: MNNAAISKIEVKNVFKIFGNRSKEALELIRQNKTKDQVLAETGCVVGVNDLSLSIGTGEIFVIMGLSGSGKSTLVRHFNRLIDPTSGAILVDGEDILQLDMDALREFRRHKISMVFQSFGLLPHKSVLDNVAYGLKVRGESKQVCAERALHWINTVGLKGYENKYPHQLSGGMRQRVGLARALAADTDIILMDEAFSALDPLIRAEMQDQLLELQKTLHKTIVFITHDLDEAVRIGNRIAILKDGKLIQVGTPREILHSPADEYVDRFVQRRAAVV, from the coding sequence ATGAACAACGCAGCCATCAGCAAAATCGAAGTCAAGAACGTCTTCAAGATTTTCGGCAATCGCTCCAAGGAAGCCCTGGAGCTGATCCGCCAGAATAAGACCAAGGACCAAGTGCTGGCCGAAACCGGCTGCGTGGTCGGCGTGAACGACCTGTCGCTGAGTATCGGCACGGGTGAGATCTTCGTGATCATGGGGCTGTCCGGTTCCGGCAAGTCCACGTTGGTGCGCCATTTCAATCGGCTGATTGATCCTACCAGTGGTGCGATCCTGGTGGACGGTGAAGACATCCTGCAACTGGACATGGACGCCCTGCGCGAGTTTCGCCGGCACAAGATCAGCATGGTGTTCCAGAGCTTCGGCCTGCTGCCCCACAAGAGCGTGCTGGACAACGTCGCCTATGGCTTGAAAGTGCGCGGCGAGAGCAAACAGGTGTGCGCCGAACGGGCGCTGCACTGGATCAACACCGTGGGCCTGAAGGGCTACGAGAACAAGTACCCGCACCAGCTCTCCGGCGGCATGCGCCAGCGCGTGGGCCTGGCCCGGGCCTTGGCGGCGGACACCGACATCATCCTGATGGACGAAGCCTTCAGCGCCCTCGACCCGCTGATCCGCGCGGAAATGCAGGACCAGTTGCTGGAGCTGCAAAAGACCCTGCACAAGACCATCGTCTTCATCACCCACGACCTCGACGAGGCCGTGCGCATCGGCAACCGCATCGCGATTCTCAAGGACGGCAAGCTGATCCAGGTCGGCACGCCCCGGGAGATCCTGCATTCGCCGGCGGATGAGTATGTCGATCGGTTTGTGCAGCGGCGAGCGGCGGTGGTGTGA
- the hutH gene encoding histidine ammonia-lyase, which translates to MTALNLIPGQLSLAQLRDIYQQPVTLSLDASASAQIEASVACVEQILAENRTAYGINTGFGLLASTRIASEDLENLQRSLVLSHAAGVGEPISDALVRLVMVLKVNSLSRGFSGIRRQVIDALIALINAEVYPHIPLKGSVGASGDLAPLAHMSLVLLGEGKARYKGEWLPAVEALKVAGLAPLTLAAKEGLALLNGTQVSTAFALRGLFEGEDLFAGALALGGLTVEAVLGSRSPFDARIHAARGQKGQIDAAAAYRDLLGERSEVSDSHQNCDKVQDPYSLRCQPQVMGACLTQFRQAAEVLVIEANAVSDNPLVFAAEGDVISGGNFHAEPVAMAADNMALAIAEIGSLSERRISLMMDKHMSQLPPFLVANGGVNSGFMIAQVTAAALASENKALSHPHSVDSLPTSANQEDHVSMAPAAGKRLWEMAENTRGILAVEWLAACQGLDLRGGLKTSTKLERARGLLRAQVPFYEKDRFFAPDINAASELLASRCLNELVTAQLLPSL; encoded by the coding sequence ATGACTGCCTTAAACCTGATTCCCGGCCAATTGAGCCTGGCTCAATTGCGTGACATCTATCAGCAACCGGTGACCTTGAGCCTCGACGCCAGCGCGTCGGCGCAGATCGAGGCCAGCGTCGCCTGCGTGGAACAGATCCTCGCCGAGAACCGTACCGCCTACGGCATCAACACCGGTTTCGGCCTGCTGGCCTCGACCCGCATCGCCAGCGAAGACCTGGAAAACCTGCAGCGTTCCCTGGTGCTGTCCCATGCCGCCGGCGTGGGCGAGCCGATCAGCGATGCGCTGGTGCGGCTGGTCATGGTGCTCAAGGTCAACAGCCTGAGCCGGGGTTTCTCCGGCATCCGTCGGCAGGTGATCGATGCGCTGATCGCGCTGATCAATGCCGAGGTCTATCCGCACATACCGCTTAAAGGTTCGGTCGGTGCTTCCGGCGACTTGGCCCCGCTGGCCCACATGTCCCTGGTGCTGCTGGGCGAAGGCAAGGCGCGCTATAAAGGCGAATGGTTGCCGGCTGTCGAGGCACTGAAAGTGGCCGGCCTCGCGCCGCTGACCCTGGCCGCGAAAGAAGGCTTGGCGCTGCTCAACGGCACTCAGGTGTCCACCGCGTTTGCCCTGCGTGGCCTGTTCGAAGGCGAAGACCTGTTTGCCGGTGCCCTGGCCCTGGGTGGCCTCACGGTGGAAGCGGTGCTCGGCTCGCGTTCGCCATTCGATGCACGCATCCATGCCGCCCGTGGCCAGAAAGGCCAGATCGACGCCGCCGCTGCCTACCGCGATCTGCTGGGCGAGCGCAGCGAAGTCTCCGATTCGCACCAGAACTGCGACAAGGTCCAGGACCCGTACTCCCTGCGCTGCCAACCGCAAGTGATGGGTGCCTGTCTGACCCAGTTCCGCCAGGCCGCCGAAGTGCTGGTGATCGAGGCCAACGCGGTGTCGGATAACCCGCTGGTGTTCGCCGCCGAGGGTGACGTGATTTCCGGCGGCAACTTCCACGCCGAACCGGTGGCGATGGCCGCCGACAACATGGCCTTGGCGATTGCCGAAATCGGCTCCCTGAGCGAGCGCCGGATTTCGTTGATGATGGACAAGCACATGTCGCAGTTGCCGCCGTTCCTGGTGGCCAATGGCGGGGTGAACTCCGGCTTCATGATCGCCCAGGTCACCGCGGCGGCCCTGGCCAGTGAAAACAAAGCGCTGTCCCATCCCCATTCGGTGGACAGCCTGCCGACCTCGGCCAACCAGGAAGACCACGTTTCCATGGCCCCGGCTGCCGGCAAGCGTCTGTGGGAAATGGCCGAAAACACCCGTGGGATCCTCGCAGTGGAATGGCTTGCGGCTTGCCAGGGGCTGGACCTGCGTGGCGGCTTGAAGACCTCCACGAAGCTGGAGCGGGCCCGGGGGCTGTTGCGTGCGCAAGTGCCGTTTTACGAGAAGGACCGCTTCTTTGCGCCGGACATCAATGCGGCCAGTGAATTGCTGGCGAGTCGGTGCCTGAACGAGCTGGTCACGGCGCAGTTGTTGCCGAGCCTGTAA
- a CDS encoding choline ABC transporter substrate-binding protein, which translates to MKRLFKRCLSILCGTTLLSAGAMAAEPASCQTVRMGVVNWTDVIATSGMADVLLTGLGYDSKQTSAVQQIIFAGIRDKRLDIFLGYWKPAMDKNIAPFLAANQVKVLDKPSLADAQATLAVPDYVAAAGLKTFADIARFKDQLGGKIYGIEPGSGANTTIKTMIETNHFGLKDFKLIESGEAGMLAAVQRAVNRKEFVVFVGWTPHPMNINMHITYLTGSEDVYGPNEGAATVSTVTAPDYAQRCPNVNRLLENLTFTAAQESQLMVPIMERKTPQDVARQWLREHPEDLQRWLAGVMSFDGKDGVAAVQASLKN; encoded by the coding sequence ATGAAAAGACTGTTCAAACGCTGTCTGTCGATCCTCTGCGGTACCACCCTCTTGAGCGCCGGGGCGATGGCCGCCGAGCCTGCGTCGTGCCAGACCGTGCGCATGGGCGTGGTCAACTGGACCGATGTGATCGCCACCAGCGGCATGGCCGATGTGCTGCTCACCGGTCTGGGCTACGACAGCAAGCAGACCAGCGCCGTGCAGCAGATCATCTTTGCCGGCATCCGCGACAAGCGCCTCGACATCTTCCTGGGCTACTGGAAACCGGCGATGGACAAGAACATCGCGCCATTCCTGGCCGCCAACCAAGTGAAGGTATTGGACAAGCCAAGCCTGGCCGATGCCCAGGCCACCCTGGCGGTACCCGACTACGTGGCGGCGGCAGGGCTCAAGACCTTTGCCGACATCGCCCGGTTCAAGGATCAGCTTGGCGGCAAGATCTACGGCATCGAGCCGGGCAGCGGTGCCAACACCACCATCAAGACCATGATCGAGACCAACCACTTCGGCCTCAAGGACTTCAAGCTGATCGAATCCGGCGAAGCAGGCATGCTGGCGGCGGTGCAGCGCGCGGTGAATCGCAAGGAGTTCGTGGTCTTCGTCGGCTGGACCCCGCACCCGATGAACATCAACATGCACATCACCTACCTGACCGGCAGTGAAGATGTCTATGGCCCGAACGAAGGCGCCGCAACGGTCTCCACCGTGACCGCGCCGGACTATGCCCAGCGCTGCCCGAACGTGAACCGCTTGCTGGAGAACCTCACCTTCACCGCCGCCCAGGAGAGTCAGTTGATGGTGCCGATCATGGAGCGCAAGACGCCCCAGGACGTCGCCCGGCAATGGCTGCGCGAGCATCCCGAGGATCTTCAGCGCTGGTTGGCTGGTGTCATGAGCTTCGATGGCAAGGATGGCGTGGCGGCGGTGCAGGCCAGTCTCAAGAACTGA